The DNA segment AGTCCCAACAATAGCCCAAAAACCTGAACTACCCAGGGGTTGTGAAGTAACAGCACTAGCTATGATGTTGCAACATGCTGGTCGAGATGTGAGTAAGTTAGAGCTAGCAAAGCAATTAACAAAAGTCCCATTTGAAAACGGAGGTTTAAAAGGTAATCCAAATGATGGTTTTGTAGGAGATATGTATAGTTTTAATCAACCAGGACTCGGAGTTTATAATCGACCAATTGAACAGCTTGCTAATCAGTATCTGCCAAACCGTATAATTAACCTTTCCGGAAAAGGATTTGATGAGGTGATTACCCATTTAGATGAGAAGAAACCAGTGTGGGTGATACAAAATGCTAAATATGATGTCCTCTCTGAAGGGGAATGGCAGTCATGGGAAACCTCAGAAGGTCCTATTAATGTTACTTATCAGGAACACAGTGTACTTGTCATTGGGTATGACAAAAATCAAGTCTATTTCAATGATCCGTTAACTGGTCAAACAGAAAAAGCACCAAAAGAGGGTTTCATTGCTGGCTGGGAACAAATGGGGAGCCAAGCGATTACCTACCGTTAATAATTTTTGACTTCGTGCAACTATTAAATAAACAATATTGGGGTTAGATATGGAAAATGAACTCACACATTTGCTAATGCAGCAAGCCAGGATTGTTTTCAAGTATCTAATGAAGTTGGGGGCTTCTAAAGAGGATGCCGAGGATATTATTCAGGGTTCTCTTGAAAAAGCAGTTATATATATAGATTCGATTGAAAAGGATAAGTTGACTGCATGGTTAATCAGGGTTTCAATTAATCAGTATTACAATAACTATAAAAAGAATAAAAGGCAAAGAACCCTTCAGTTAGATGAACAACTAACATCTACTTTGATTCAAAGTGATTTGCTAGAAGATCAATTGCTGGCAAAAGAGTCTGCACGAGAAATCACAAAAGTACTTGACTTAATGAGTGATAGCTTTCGAACTTTGCTGATTTTTAAGTATATGATGGAGTTATCTTACCAAGAAATCTCTATGATTCTAGATATGCCTGAAAAACAAGTAAAAACATATTTATATCGAGCAAGACTAAAGTTTAAACAGTTATGGACATTAGAGAAAAGTGATTTGGAGGCCAATTTTAATGAAAGATAAGAATTATCATGAAGATTTCGATGATAATAATTTTGAGTTCGATCATGTTTTTAATGACAAAATGAAAAATACAGTTAAAAAGGCAAAAATAAAATCCTTTTTCCGGACAATATTGATAAGTATTGTCACTGTATTGTTGCTGGGGTTGGCTGTTTCTTATGTATCAGGTAAAAGAGTGGAAAAAAATTCACAACAGCTCACAACTGAAATTATGAATCGACATATGGCATTGGGTGCAAATACATTTACAGGTACGTTCTGGACTAAAAATAATACCTTTTCAGGGGAAGCGGAGTATACCACCTTCAAGTATGTCAATGGAATACGTGTTTTCACTGGAACTCACGGTTATACATATAACGTGATGGGGTATACCGGCAGAAGGTATTCATCAATCGCAGGAGGCGGGATCGATTTCACAAGAATGAATAAGGAAGAGCTATTTTTGAGACCTAAGTTTAATGATTTAGAGCAGCGTTTGATGGAGTTTTATTATCCTTTTGTTGACTACAAGACATTTTATAAAAATGATCTATCAAAGGTAGCCGAAATTGGCGATAACAAATACATCGAAATGGGGATTTCCTTTGACAAGTTATACACAATGGATGAAATAAATAAATTGCTACCTAGAGGTATGAACTTAACCTGGTATTGGGTTGATGTACTAAATAAACAAGAAAAAGAAAATGTCGATTTTAAGATACTGAAACAACAGGGTAAAAATGGAATGGTAGAAAATCGTGAAGAATTTCCTTCCATTTGTTATGAAGACCGGGCATATGGTTTTCATGCGATTAATGAATACGGTGAGAAGCTTGAAGATCCTGAAGAATACTTCAAGTCCGCCTTACAAAAAGCAGATATGAAGGACATTTACCAACAATTAGCCGGAAAAGATGGGATTATTGATAATAAAGATATTAAAATTCAAGGGGTAGTGGTAACTGGAGATGCTAGATCTTTAATTAAATTAAAGGGTCTTCCATTTATTAAGGCATCATCCTTGGGAATCGTAACTGATAAATATTAACCTAAGTTAGTTAATATAATGTAGAACTAAATGCAGTTCATTATGTTCTAACTAAACAAAACTGGATTAAGACAAAAAGTAACCTTTTATTAAGAGAAAAAATGTGAAGCATGACACTTAAATTAACGGGTGAAAGTATAACCAGTTATACTTCCAATTTTAACCTCAATTCCCAGGAAAACCCTGATATATTAATAAAGAAGCAAAGCGAATTCAGGAGCGAATTGCTTTGCTTTTTTAGTTATTTTTATCTCTGCTGGTACATCAAAAGAGAACGGCTTAGAAAATTTTCATCGGTTTTTTTGCGGCTAGATTTAAGTTTTATTCAGAATCCATTTTTAAAACTTCTTCTTCAAATTTTTGATATGCATTTTGGACACCCATAATAACTTTTTTTATTTTAAGGTAACCATTAGAATAAGCATATGTATCACGTATTTCTTCCCACATAAAATGATACTTTTTTAAATCTTCTGTCTCACATAAAATAAAATCAGTATAAGTACCGTCACCAAAAGCATCAGCATCAAAAAACTTCACCTTAACATCTTCGTGGTATTTTTCAATTATTGAATAAAATTCACCTGCTAGTTCTCTTCTTCTTTTACGAGGTAAAGCTAACCAAGACGGATAAAACTCTAATAAAATAATAATACCGTGATTTAATTTTGTTATTGTCATTTCTTTGTCTCCTTTTAATTCAGTGGATACCATTAATTATACCAATTTTTTCCTTAATTTGTACTACAAAGACGAACCCGATGGATGCAAGTTCTTTAACTATTAAAGAGTTTGCGATATATAAAGGCATCATCCAAGGGTGCAAATGTTAAATAACTATAAGAGAGGAGCAACAATTTGAGAGAGCAATTCAAAAAATTCATGAAAAATTTTGAATTAACGGGTGATCTTGAACATGATGTGGTTACGTTCTTAAAAAATAATAATTATTCTAAAACAGCTGAACATTCCATTAGGGTAGGGAAAGAAGCTGAACGAATAGCTTACAAATACAATGGTAATGAGATTGCTGCTAAAACAGCGGGATTATTACATGATATAAGTATTGTATTCCCCAATAACGAAAGAGCAGTTATAGTCGAGCAATTGGGGTTAAAGGTATTAGAGGAAGAAAAAATATTTCCACTCATCGCTCATCAACGAATTTCTAGAGTGATGGCTAAGGAGATTTTTAATATTTCAGATGAAGAGATATTAAGTGCAATAGAGTGTCACACTACGTTACGAAAAGAAGCTACTAAAACGGACAAAATTTTGTTTGTAGCAGATAAAATTGAATGGGACCAACCCGGTATACCACCATACATTAATGAAATTAAATCACAACTTGAACTATCACTCGAACATGCGGCATTTTCTTATATCAATTATCTATGGGAGAGAAAAGAAACATTAAAGATTGTTCACCCATGGTTGGCAGAGGCACATAATGAATTAAGAAACGGGACTCCACAGGGACGGTGCTCATGGTCCCCCCTGAGGTCAATGTGACCCACAAGAAACGTCCCCATGGTCCCCAAAGGAAACTTTTTTTGTCTTTTTGTATACATTTTCTTTCCTGAGTTGTTATGTAAATGAATAACTATTTGGAAGGAGTTTTTTTGTTGAAACAGCTGATTAAAATGGAGATGAAACGTGCTTTTATTAGTTGGCCATACTTTTTTGTCCTATTAATAGGGATATTAATCTCCATCCTACATGTAAAGCAAGAAATAATGCCATCGATCAATTTTGATTATCCACGCAAGGAAGGGGATCCATTGTTAACACCATGGACCAGGTGGATAGGGTTTGAGTACACTTCCTTTACGACAAATTTGTTATATTTACTTTTGCCAATTTTAGCAGCCATTCCTTTTGGCGATTCATATTACCTTGATCAAAAAAGCGGATACTTAAAAGGGATCATGACTAGGAGTTCGAAGGGTAATTATTTGCTAAGTAAATATTTCGTCACCTTTATTTCTGGCGGCAGCGTGATTCTTATCCCTTTAATGATTAATTTTTTAATATGTTCCTGGCTGTTGCCCAACACGCCACAAGACCCAACATGGGGAAATGCACCACTAGTAGATAGTAGTATGTGGGTTGATTTGTATTATGAGCATCCTTATCTATATGTAAGTCGATACTTAGCCATTGATTTTGTATTCGCGGGGACATTAGCGATAATATGTCTGGCAGTATCTGTTGCTGTAAAGAAGCAATTTGCTGTGTTGCTTGCCCCGTTCATGGTGTACCTAGTCATGTTCGTCATATTTCCATTGGCTGGTTTAGAGCAATATAGTCCTTTCCTTTTCCTAAAACCGGGACAGGGAGTGATCGGTCTTACGGTAACTAAGATCATTACCATTTGGTTCCCTCTATGGATGTTGTCATCATTGATTTTCTTTACAGGAGCATGGAAAAGTGAGGCTTACTAGGTACATAAAAAATAATCTTATTGAGATTTTGAATGATATGAAACGAGTACCAGTAAGGCTATTTTTCAGTTTATCTGTAGTCATTATATTTTGTTTTTTTAGAACGAAATGGTTAACCACTGAGTATGAAAAACTAGGCATTGATGTTCGATTAAGTGTATTAGATGGTATTCATATCGTGCTTGTAAATCCAGTGGTTCCAATATTCCTATCACCATTATTCATATATCTGATATCAGGGTTAGTAAGGGTTGATGATGAGATTTTGTATACGTTCAGATATAAAAATAGAAGTGATATTTGGAACATAAAAACCATGAAAGTAGTTAAATATGCTTTTCTATTTATTATCACTTTAATTTTCATTGAGACGACCATTGCCGTTTTTGTTCTATCAGTGGATAACACATGGATGTCAAAAGGAGGAGTTTTATATAAGGCGGCTTTATTGGACTTTTATCATCAACCTCACTCCCAATTGCTGAAAAACTGGTTTAGTTATTTTAATTGGTACCACACGGAAATGGTGATCGGAATAATGATAGTAATGAATACATTAGGACTAGTGATTGCTGTCTATGTTTCGATGATCATAAACGAGTTCATTGCTAATGAAGTATGGGGATATATCGTCTTATTTTGTTTAGGGTTGTTTGAGACTTTTGAAGATGTCCCCATCTTATACAATCATATGAGTATAGACATTGTTGAGTGGTTGAGTCTATCAAATTTGTTTCTAAGCTTTCTATATTTACTATTTCTGTTCGTTATTATGTATGTTATTGGCAGGTATTTAACCCTTACAAAGGATTATTTGAGATGAATAGATATGAAATTCGAAAGGAAGATCGTTCAACTAGTAGTATGAGGATAGCAAGCCAGTTATTTAAGAAGGATATTTTGAACGGAATCTGGTCGAATCGGTGGAAGTATTTGTTTGTCACCGTCTTTTTTTCTGTTATTACCACAATAAATCTCTATAATTTTAATTCACATCCCTCGTTAAACGGTGAAAAGGTTCAATTTAATCTGTTTGATATCATTTTTTCTGTTTTTAGAGGCAATGATCCGACAGACCCCTTCTCAAAAATTATCTGGTTAATGGTGCAGCTGTTGGCCGTATTTATTGTAGGCAGTTACTCTGATAAAGCGTTGGTTGACGGTGGCATATATTCGTTAATCCGAGCTGGTTCACGTAGCGCATGGTGGTATAGCAAAACGATATATGTCCTTTTTTCAGTAACTTTGTATTACCTAATCGGGTTTTCTACGGTGATTATGATAACTGATTTAGCATCGCCTTTAGCTTCAGATTGGAGTTCTTATGCAGAGGCATTTGAATTACCAAGAATGAATCAGTCCATTTCTAGTTGGCTGTTTGTTGCCTATTGCTTTGTTCTGCTGACAACATCCTCCATAGCTATTTCAATGATTCATTTAACATTAATGCAGATCATGAAACCGATTTATAGTTACATAGGTATCGTTACTATTTTGTTTGTCTCATTATTTTATGAATCCAGCTATCTGCCTGGTGAACATTCCATGATAATGAAACATACTCTTTTCATGGATAGCGGATTAATGATGATAGGGACAATGATTTATAATTCTTTTCTTACCGGCATCTGTTTAATAATTGGAGCTAGGCTTTTTCACCGCAAAGATATTTTTGTCAAAAGTGATATTGATTAGGAGGAACGAAAACAATGATTGAAAGTTATGTAAATATTAAAAATGTAACTAAAACAATTAAGGGTGTTAATGTTTTAGAAAACATTACTTTAGATTTTGACAAAGGAAAAATTTATGGCTTTCAAGGAAAGAATGGGTCGGGGAAGACGATGCTCCTACGAGCTATTTGCGGTCTAATTCTTTGTTCAAAAGGGGAAATAGTAATCAATGGTGAAATAATTGGGAAAGACATTTCATTTCCAAGAAATATCGGTGCCTTAATTGAATACCCAGGTTTTATTCCTCAATATACAGGTTTAAAAAATCTTATGCTGTTAGCTTCTATCCAGAAGAGGGTAACGGTTGACGATATATATGAAGCCATAAGCATTGTAGGGCTTGACCCAAAAGATAAACGCAAGTTTAAAAAGTATTCGCTTGGAATGAAACAGAGATTAGGATTAGCCCAAGCAATTATGGAAGATCCAGATATAATCGTTTTAGATGAGCCTACAAACGCTTTGGACGAAAAAGGTATATTAATGGTTCGAAACCTGCTACTAAACTTAAAGGAACGTGGAAAAACTATTTTCATTGCAAGTCATGATAAAGAAGAATTGGATTTTATTGCTGATGAAAAGTTTATGATTGAAAATGGGAAAATTATTAGCCATAACAAACCAAAACAAACCGTATGAGGTTGGGAATAAAAATGACAAAGAAAGTGAAGTTATTGATTTTGTTTTGTTTGCTTTTCTTATATCTCATTGGTAGTCTTATCTTTTTCATTGAGAAGAGAGAAACTGATTTATTAAACAAGCCCAATAATATCAAGGTGTTTACTCTTGGGGAACCAGTAGTATCTGGAGGGATAGCTACTACGATCGACAAGGTGTCCTATGAAAACAAGCTGCCAAATGAATCTAAAACCCTCAAACCGGCCTTAACCTATGCCATTATTGATGTGAAGATTCAGAACCAAGGCAATAAACCAAAGTTCATCAAGATTGGTAATTATCGGTTGCTTATGGGAAATTGGACAGCAGATTTGAATCCTGGATATTATAAGTATTTAAAGTCTCAAAACCCGTCGTTTGATGACCGTAAATTGAATCCCAAAGAACAAATATCAGGAAAGATCGCTTTTATTATCCCAATAGAAAGAAGTACTCTTAAAAATTACCGGGTTCAGATTCCTGCCTTAATCTATGAGCAGGGACAACTA comes from the Neobacillus sp. PS2-9 genome and includes:
- a CDS encoding DUF4352 domain-containing protein, with translation MTKKVKLLILFCLLFLYLIGSLIFFIEKRETDLLNKPNNIKVFTLGEPVVSGGIATTIDKVSYENKLPNESKTLKPALTYAIIDVKIQNQGNKPKFIKIGNYRLLMGNWTADLNPGYYKYLKSQNPSFDDRKLNPKEQISGKIAFIIPIERSTLKNYRVQIPALIYEQGQLKYQKEIAVK
- a CDS encoding C39 family peptidase, producing MKKLLVIVLLLGFSYVFKDDVQSLWSGIYDKKVYIAVPTIAQKPELPRGCEVTALAMMLQHAGRDVSKLELAKQLTKVPFENGGLKGNPNDGFVGDMYSFNQPGLGVYNRPIEQLANQYLPNRIINLSGKGFDEVITHLDEKKPVWVIQNAKYDVLSEGEWQSWETSEGPINVTYQEHSVLVIGYDKNQVYFNDPLTGQTEKAPKEGFIAGWEQMGSQAITYR
- a CDS encoding RNA polymerase sigma factor is translated as MENELTHLLMQQARIVFKYLMKLGASKEDAEDIIQGSLEKAVIYIDSIEKDKLTAWLIRVSINQYYNNYKKNKRQRTLQLDEQLTSTLIQSDLLEDQLLAKESAREITKVLDLMSDSFRTLLIFKYMMELSYQEISMILDMPEKQVKTYLYRARLKFKQLWTLEKSDLEANFNER
- the yqeK gene encoding bis(5'-nucleosyl)-tetraphosphatase (symmetrical) YqeK, which translates into the protein MKNFELTGDLEHDVVTFLKNNNYSKTAEHSIRVGKEAERIAYKYNGNEIAAKTAGLLHDISIVFPNNERAVIVEQLGLKVLEEEKIFPLIAHQRISRVMAKEIFNISDEEILSAIECHTTLRKEATKTDKILFVADKIEWDQPGIPPYINEIKSQLELSLEHAAFSYINYLWERKETLKIVHPWLAEAHNELRNGTPQGRCSWSPLRSM
- a CDS encoding anti sigma factor C-terminal domain-containing protein, translating into MKDKNYHEDFDDNNFEFDHVFNDKMKNTVKKAKIKSFFRTILISIVTVLLLGLAVSYVSGKRVEKNSQQLTTEIMNRHMALGANTFTGTFWTKNNTFSGEAEYTTFKYVNGIRVFTGTHGYTYNVMGYTGRRYSSIAGGGIDFTRMNKEELFLRPKFNDLEQRLMEFYYPFVDYKTFYKNDLSKVAEIGDNKYIEMGISFDKLYTMDEINKLLPRGMNLTWYWVDVLNKQEKENVDFKILKQQGKNGMVENREEFPSICYEDRAYGFHAINEYGEKLEDPEEYFKSALQKADMKDIYQQLAGKDGIIDNKDIKIQGVVVTGDARSLIKLKGLPFIKASSLGIVTDKY
- a CDS encoding darcynin family protein; protein product: MTITKLNHGIIILLEFYPSWLALPRKRRRELAGEFYSIIEKYHEDVKVKFFDADAFGDGTYTDFILCETEDLKKYHFMWEEIRDTYAYSNGYLKIKKVIMGVQNAYQKFEEEVLKMDSE
- a CDS encoding ATP-binding cassette domain-containing protein; its protein translation is MIESYVNIKNVTKTIKGVNVLENITLDFDKGKIYGFQGKNGSGKTMLLRAICGLILCSKGEIVINGEIIGKDISFPRNIGALIEYPGFIPQYTGLKNLMLLASIQKRVTVDDIYEAISIVGLDPKDKRKFKKYSLGMKQRLGLAQAIMEDPDIIVLDEPTNALDEKGILMVRNLLLNLKERGKTIFIASHDKEELDFIADEKFMIENGKIISHNKPKQTV